One genomic segment of Epinephelus fuscoguttatus linkage group LG19, E.fuscoguttatus.final_Chr_v1 includes these proteins:
- the LOC125879997 gene encoding myeloid-associated differentiation marker-like protein 2, producing the protein MDPHGGHYLNKKAVLSPLGAARICQLLLGCTIIALVSHSAGYSADYGTFCMFVWCFCFAVTLVVFTLDITRLHTCMPISWDNFTVAFAMLATLMYITASVVYPVYFLQTECPDESCEVQIYRIVVTVCSSVCCFPYGAEVILTRAKPGAVVGYMATVSGLLKVVQAFAACIIFGALAHDSEYNLYIATQYCVVVYSLCFSVTVIVIILTVSGRTSALRFPFDRFVVVYTFFALILYLSTALIWPIFSFDRKYGTTTRPEDCPRGECPWDSKLVVAVFTNVNVILYFVDLVYSQRIRFVSSSAA; encoded by the coding sequence ATGGATCCTCATGGCGGACACTACCTCAACAAAAAAGCTGTGCTGTCACCTTTAGGTGCAGCCCGAATTTGCCAGCTGCTACTCGGTTGCACCATAATTGCCCTTGTATCCCACAGTGCGGGCTACAGCGCAGACTATGGGACcttttgcatgtttgtgtggTGCTTCTGCTTCGCCGTCACACTGGTTGTGTTCACCTTGGACATCACACGCCTCCACACATGCATGCCCATTTCCTGGGATAACTTCACTGTGGCGTTTGCCATGCTGGCAACGCTCATGTACATCACCGCCTCCGTGGTCTaccctgtttacttcctccaAACAGAGTGCCCTGATGAGAGCTGTGAAGTCCAAATCTACCGCATTGTTGTCACTGTCTGCTCCAGCGTCTGCTGCTTCCCCTACGGTGCTGAGGTGATTCTGACTCGAGCCAAGCCAGGAGCTGTGGTGGGTTACATGGCCACTGTGTCCGGTCTACTCAAGGTGGTCCAGGCTTTTGCGGCCTGCATCATTTTCGGGGCCCTGGCCCACGACAGCGAGTACAACCTCTACATCGCCACCCAGTACTGTGTAGTGGTGTACAGCCTGTGCTTCTCCGTCACCGTTATAGTGATCATACTGACAGTTTCTGGGAGGACCTCTGCCCTGCGGTTCCCCTTTGATCGGTTCGTGGTTGTCTACACCTTCTTCGCCCTGATCCTCTACCTCAGTACTGCACTGATCTGGCCCATATTCAGCTTTGACAGGAAGTACGGCACCACTACTCGTCCTGAGGACTGCCCACGTGGAGAATGTCCCTGGGATAGTAAGCTGGTGGTGGCGGTGTTCACCAACGTCAACGTGATCCTGTATTTTGTTGACCTTGTTTACTCCCAGAGGATTCGCTTTGTCTCCAGCTCTGCTGCCTGA